A genome region from Mycobacterium florentinum includes the following:
- the uvrB gene encoding excinuclease ABC subunit UvrB yields the protein MAFATEHPVVAHSEYRAVDQVVRAGGRFEVVSPHDPAGDQPGAIDELERRIRAGERDVVLLGATGTGKSATTAWLIERLQRPTLVMAPNKTLAAQLANELREMLPHNAVEYFVSYYDYYQPEAYIAQTDTYIEKDSSINDDVERLRHSATSSLLSRRDVVVVASVSCIYGLGTPQSYLDRSVELRVGTEVPRDGLLRLLVDVQYTRNDLSFTRGSFRVRGDTVEIIPSYEELAVRIEFFGDEIEALYYLHPLTGDVVRQVDSLRIFPATHYVAGPERMAQAISTIEEELAERLAEFEGQGKLLEAQRLRMRTNYDIEMMRQVGFCSGIENYSRHIDGRGAGTPPATLLDYFPEDFLLVIDESHVTVPQIGGMYEGDMSRKRNLVDYGFRLPSACDNRPLTWEEFADRIGQTVYLSATPGPYELSQAAGEFVEQVIRPTGLVDPKVVVKPTKGQIDDLIGEIRKRAEADERVLVTTLTKKMAEDLTDYLLEMGIRVRYLHSEVDTLRRVELLRQLRLGDYDVLVGINLLREGLDLPEVSLVSILDADKEGFLRSARSLIQTIGRAARNVSGEVHMYADKMTDSMTEAIDETERRRAKQIAYNEANGIDPQPLRKKIADILDQVYREADDSENVQIGGSGRNASRGRRAQGEPGRAVSAGIIEGRDTTSMPRAELADLIKDLTAQMMAAARDLQFELAARFRDEIADLKKELRGMDAAGLK from the coding sequence ATGGCTTTCGCCACCGAGCACCCTGTCGTCGCGCATTCGGAGTACCGCGCGGTCGATCAGGTCGTGCGCGCCGGCGGCCGGTTCGAGGTGGTCAGCCCGCACGATCCCGCCGGTGACCAGCCGGGCGCGATCGACGAGCTGGAACGCCGCATCCGGGCGGGGGAGCGCGACGTCGTGCTGCTCGGCGCCACCGGCACCGGAAAGTCGGCCACTACGGCCTGGCTGATCGAGCGGCTGCAGCGGCCCACCCTGGTCATGGCCCCGAACAAGACGCTGGCCGCCCAGCTCGCCAACGAGCTGCGAGAGATGTTGCCGCACAACGCGGTCGAGTACTTCGTGTCGTACTACGATTACTACCAGCCGGAGGCTTACATCGCGCAGACCGACACCTACATCGAAAAGGACAGCTCGATCAACGACGACGTGGAGCGGCTGCGGCACTCCGCGACGTCGTCGCTGCTGTCCCGCCGCGATGTGGTGGTGGTCGCCTCGGTGTCGTGCATCTACGGCCTGGGCACGCCGCAGTCCTACCTAGACCGTTCGGTCGAGCTGCGGGTCGGCACCGAGGTGCCACGCGACGGGTTGCTGCGGTTGCTGGTCGACGTGCAGTACACCCGCAACGACCTGTCGTTCACCCGCGGCTCGTTCCGGGTGCGCGGCGACACCGTGGAGATCATTCCGTCGTATGAGGAGCTCGCGGTGCGTATCGAGTTCTTCGGCGACGAGATCGAGGCGCTCTATTACCTGCACCCGTTGACCGGCGACGTGGTCCGTCAGGTCGACTCGCTGCGGATCTTTCCGGCCACCCACTATGTGGCCGGCCCGGAGCGGATGGCGCAGGCGATCTCGACCATCGAAGAGGAGCTTGCCGAGCGGCTCGCCGAATTCGAGGGTCAGGGCAAGCTGCTGGAGGCCCAGCGGCTGCGGATGCGCACCAACTACGACATCGAGATGATGCGGCAGGTCGGCTTCTGCTCGGGCATCGAGAACTACTCGCGCCATATCGACGGCCGCGGCGCGGGTACCCCCCCGGCGACGCTGCTGGACTACTTCCCCGAAGACTTTCTGCTGGTCATCGACGAGTCGCACGTGACCGTGCCGCAGATCGGCGGCATGTACGAGGGCGACATGTCCCGCAAACGCAACTTGGTCGACTACGGATTCCGGCTGCCGTCGGCCTGCGACAACCGTCCGCTGACCTGGGAGGAGTTCGCCGACCGGATCGGTCAGACCGTCTACCTGTCCGCCACCCCGGGCCCCTACGAGCTGAGCCAGGCCGCCGGGGAGTTCGTCGAGCAGGTGATTCGCCCCACCGGCCTGGTGGACCCGAAGGTCGTGGTCAAGCCGACGAAGGGGCAGATCGACGACCTGATCGGGGAGATCCGCAAGCGGGCCGAGGCCGACGAGCGGGTGCTGGTGACGACGCTGACCAAGAAGATGGCCGAAGACCTCACCGACTACCTGTTGGAGATGGGCATCCGGGTGCGCTACCTGCACTCCGAGGTCGACACGCTGCGCCGGGTCGAGCTGCTGCGCCAGCTGCGCCTCGGCGATTACGACGTCCTGGTCGGCATCAATCTGCTGCGCGAGGGCCTGGACCTGCCCGAGGTGTCGCTGGTCTCGATCCTCGACGCCGACAAGGAAGGCTTCCTGCGCTCGGCGCGCAGCCTGATCCAGACCATCGGCCGCGCCGCCCGCAACGTCTCGGGCGAGGTCCACATGTATGCCGACAAGATGACCGACTCGATGACCGAGGCCATCGACGAGACCGAACGGCGCCGCGCCAAGCAGATCGCCTACAACGAGGCCAACGGCATCGACCCGCAACCGCTGCGCAAAAAGATCGCCGACATCCTCGATCAGGTCTATCGCGAGGCGGACGACTCCGAAAACGTTCAGATCGGCGGGTCGGGACGCAACGCGTCGCGCGGCCGGCGCGCGCAGGGGGAGCCCGGTCGCGCGGTCAGCGCCGGCATCATCGAGGGCCGCGACACCACCAGCATGCCGCGCGCCGAGCTGGCCGATCTGATCAAAGACCTCACCGCGCAGATGATGGCCGCCGCCCGCGACCTGCAATTCGAACTCGCGGCACGGTTCCGCGACGAAATCGCCGACCTCAAAAAGGAACTGCGCGGAATGGATGCCGCCGGTCTGAAGTGA
- a CDS encoding serine/threonine-protein kinase — MDELKRPTRRLGSGRRLLTNPRLAGEALRAGLHSATVAHLFRRVPPANPTPHAELAPAPADEQVSGSRPAMANGASFAGYTILRPLGAGGMAEVYLALHPRLPRRDVIKVLAEAVTADSEFRERFNREADLAATLWHPHIVGVHDRGEFDGRLWISMDYVEGTDASRLVKERYQEGMPIGEVCAILHAVAAALDYAHDRGLLHRDVKPANILLTHPGDDDQRILLADFGVARHLGNISGITETNVAVGTVAYAAPEQLTGSNIDGRADQYALAATAFHLLTGAPPFQHSNPIAVISQHLHEDPPRLSDYRPELAYLDDVFFKALGKQPAERFERCRAFAAAAAVGEQVDAVEEAGDAAVLPHRRRGAGGLISSAYHRFSSRTRWSAALVCAVLVAVAATWSTLYSFQPESTQPNPALASRPSAPAAGVAPRPGGPVLGGTYQLTYDRTKRTTNGIAIRHDGSDTNWWAFRSACTTNGCAASGTKLDDTNHQVASTADGGETDTLRYVGGYWQGAPQQERVGCHQPNGQVLATQQETVAWSLAPQPDGTLRGTETETVLSNECGAQGAVVRVPVVATRVGDAPAGVALADPNQVISTSTTPAHPAPAVLGGLCTDVDKLAYDPTSNQQVVCEGNTWDKAPIATGVHAAGSSCDLPDVPVFAMSTSNDGYLLQCDPVTRMWTRH, encoded by the coding sequence ATGGACGAGCTGAAGCGCCCGACCCGGCGCCTCGGCAGCGGCCGGCGGCTGCTGACCAACCCGCGCCTGGCCGGTGAGGCGCTGCGCGCCGGGTTACATTCGGCGACCGTCGCACACCTGTTTCGCCGCGTCCCCCCGGCCAACCCGACTCCCCATGCGGAACTCGCACCCGCCCCGGCCGACGAACAGGTCAGCGGATCGCGCCCGGCGATGGCCAACGGTGCCTCCTTCGCGGGCTACACCATCCTGCGACCGCTGGGCGCCGGCGGGATGGCCGAGGTCTATCTGGCCCTGCATCCGCGGCTGCCGCGTCGCGACGTGATCAAAGTCCTCGCCGAGGCCGTCACGGCGGACAGCGAGTTCCGCGAAAGGTTCAACCGCGAAGCCGATCTCGCCGCTACGCTGTGGCACCCACACATCGTCGGCGTGCACGATCGCGGTGAATTCGACGGCCGGCTGTGGATCTCGATGGACTACGTCGAGGGCACCGATGCGTCGCGGCTGGTGAAGGAGCGCTACCAGGAGGGGATGCCGATCGGCGAGGTGTGTGCGATTCTGCACGCCGTTGCGGCCGCCCTCGATTACGCGCACGACCGCGGCCTGCTGCACCGCGACGTCAAACCCGCCAACATCCTGCTCACCCACCCCGGCGACGATGATCAGCGAATCCTGTTGGCGGACTTCGGGGTAGCGCGACACCTGGGCAACATCAGCGGGATCACCGAGACCAATGTCGCGGTCGGAACGGTCGCGTACGCGGCGCCCGAACAGTTGACCGGATCCAACATCGACGGCAGGGCGGACCAATATGCGTTGGCCGCCACGGCATTTCATCTGCTCACCGGTGCTCCGCCGTTTCAGCATTCCAATCCGATCGCGGTGATCAGCCAGCATCTGCACGAGGATCCGCCGCGGCTCAGCGATTACCGGCCGGAGCTGGCCTACCTGGACGACGTGTTCTTCAAAGCCCTTGGCAAGCAACCGGCGGAGCGCTTCGAGCGGTGTCGTGCATTCGCCGCCGCCGCCGCCGTCGGCGAGCAGGTCGACGCCGTCGAGGAGGCCGGTGATGCAGCCGTTTTGCCGCACCGGCGCCGCGGGGCCGGCGGGCTGATTTCCTCGGCCTACCACAGGTTTTCGTCGAGGACCCGGTGGTCGGCCGCGCTGGTGTGCGCGGTGCTGGTCGCCGTGGCGGCGACGTGGTCGACGCTGTACTCCTTCCAGCCGGAAAGTACGCAACCCAACCCCGCGCTGGCGTCGCGACCGTCGGCGCCCGCGGCCGGCGTCGCACCGCGGCCCGGGGGACCGGTCCTGGGTGGCACCTACCAATTGACCTATGACCGGACCAAGCGGACCACCAATGGCATTGCGATCCGCCACGACGGCTCCGATACGAACTGGTGGGCGTTCCGCTCCGCGTGCACCACGAACGGATGCGCGGCCAGCGGTACCAAGCTGGATGACACCAACCACCAAGTGGCCAGCACCGCCGACGGCGGCGAGACCGACACGTTGCGTTACGTCGGCGGATATTGGCAGGGGGCACCGCAGCAGGAGCGGGTCGGCTGCCACCAGCCGAACGGGCAAGTCCTTGCGACCCAGCAGGAGACGGTCGCCTGGTCGTTGGCTCCGCAACCGGACGGCACCCTGCGCGGCACCGAAACCGAGACCGTGCTGAGCAACGAGTGCGGCGCGCAGGGGGCCGTGGTGCGGGTTCCCGTCGTGGCCACCCGGGTCGGTGACGCACCGGCCGGGGTGGCGTTGGCCGATCCCAACCAGGTGATCAGCACCTCGACCACACCGGCGCACCCGGCGCCGGCCGTCCTCGGCGGGTTGTGCACCGACGTCGACAAGCTCGCCTACGACCCGACCAGCAATCAGCAGGTGGTGTGCGAGGGCAACACCTGGGACAAGGCGCCGATTGCGACGGGGGTGCACGCCGCGGGCAGCTCGTGCGACCTGCCCGACGTCCCGGTGTTCGCGATGTCCACCTCGAACGACGGCTATCTGCTGCAATGCGATCCGGTCACCCGGATGTGGACCCGGCACTGA
- a CDS encoding ATP-binding cassette domain-containing protein has translation MSRPAPPVLTIRHDGSQRTFAAGHEAIVGRDQQADLRIADPRISRAHLIVRFDQGRWLAIDNGSLNGTYVNGYRMPVIDIHDGQSINIGNPQGPRLTFAIGPQQGQISGPPPIRPTPDSGPPTVAWSAMPDLPTTISQPLPPPPRQGANPPPRTRPRRQQPQMPGPPRYPGTRPRKAPPRMPLPPPAVPPDELTVVHAGSLAMPSAQPDETPPAESTVIDAKTADVSSLATRFVKLLSPRSSSAAGTAGAKTIGRAPENDIVVSDVLASRQHATLIPTPLGLEIRDNSINGTFVNGTRVGSAILSDDDVVTIGNVDLVVRDGTLVKLTEAATRAGGLEVRDVKYVVDNGKQLLDNISLTARPGTLTAVIGGSGAGKSTLARLIAGYTTPSSGSVTFEGHNIHAEYASLRSRIGMVPQDDVVHRQLTVNQALGYAAELRLPPDTSKADRNQVVTQVLEELDLTKHADTRVDKLSGGQRKRASVALELLTGPSLLILDEPTSGLDPALDLQVMTMLRQLADAGRVVLVVTHSLSYLELCDQVLLMAPGGKTAYCGRPDQIGTAMGTSNWAKIFAKVGADPEEANRRFLERKEAERRPQKPLAAKDDEPGELGEPVHTSVRRQISTIARRQIRLVVADRAYFIFLAVLPFILGSLSLTVPGSNGFHLPGQNAGTPDESAQILALLMPAAAFMGTALTIRDLVGERAIFQREQAVGLSTTAYLLAKTGVFCGFAIVQSAIITAIVVIGKSAPTRGGLLLGHGTPAATVELFATVAATCVASAILGLAISSLVRSSEQIMPLFVVTVMAQLVLCGGMVPVTGRLGLDQLSFLMPARWGYAAAAATVDLRHLVPDSLLSQDKFWQHTLKTWLFDLGMLGGLSLFYLGFVRWRIRLRR, from the coding sequence GTGAGTCGACCCGCCCCTCCTGTCCTGACAATTCGGCACGACGGGTCTCAACGAACCTTTGCCGCAGGTCACGAGGCGATCGTCGGCCGTGACCAGCAGGCGGACCTGCGCATCGCCGACCCCCGGATATCCCGTGCGCACCTGATCGTGCGCTTCGATCAAGGACGTTGGCTGGCCATCGACAACGGCTCGCTGAACGGCACCTACGTCAACGGCTACCGGATGCCGGTCATCGACATCCATGACGGCCAGAGCATCAATATCGGAAATCCTCAGGGGCCGCGGCTAACCTTCGCCATCGGACCGCAGCAGGGTCAGATCAGCGGACCGCCCCCGATCAGGCCGACACCCGATTCGGGACCACCCACCGTCGCCTGGTCCGCGATGCCGGACCTACCGACCACCATCTCGCAGCCGCTCCCACCGCCGCCGCGGCAAGGCGCAAACCCACCACCCCGCACGCGACCCAGGCGGCAGCAACCCCAAATGCCCGGCCCACCAAGGTATCCCGGTACGCGGCCGCGTAAGGCGCCGCCTCGGATGCCACTGCCGCCGCCCGCCGTACCGCCCGACGAACTGACCGTCGTCCATGCCGGGTCGCTGGCCATGCCGTCGGCTCAGCCGGACGAGACCCCACCCGCCGAGTCCACCGTGATCGACGCCAAGACCGCCGACGTGTCGAGCCTCGCGACGCGTTTTGTGAAGCTGCTCTCACCACGGTCGTCGTCGGCCGCGGGCACCGCCGGCGCTAAGACGATCGGGCGCGCCCCCGAGAACGACATCGTCGTCTCCGACGTGCTGGCCTCGCGTCAGCACGCGACGTTGATCCCCACGCCGCTGGGCCTCGAGATCCGGGACAACAGCATCAACGGGACGTTCGTCAACGGCACCCGGGTCGGGTCGGCGATTTTGAGCGACGACGACGTGGTCACCATCGGCAACGTCGACCTGGTCGTTCGTGACGGCACCCTGGTCAAACTCACCGAGGCCGCCACCCGCGCCGGCGGCCTGGAGGTGCGTGACGTCAAGTACGTCGTCGACAACGGCAAGCAGCTGCTGGACAACATCTCGTTGACGGCGCGCCCCGGGACGCTGACCGCCGTCATCGGCGGATCCGGCGCCGGAAAGAGCACCCTGGCCCGATTGATCGCCGGCTACACCACTCCCAGCTCCGGCTCAGTCACGTTCGAGGGCCACAACATTCACGCCGAGTACGCGTCGTTGCGCAGCCGGATCGGCATGGTCCCGCAGGACGACGTCGTGCACCGCCAGCTGACCGTCAACCAGGCGCTGGGCTATGCCGCCGAACTGCGGCTGCCGCCCGACACCAGCAAGGCCGACCGCAACCAGGTCGTCACGCAAGTGCTCGAGGAACTCGACCTGACCAAGCACGCCGACACCCGCGTCGACAAGCTCTCCGGCGGCCAGCGCAAACGCGCCTCGGTGGCCCTCGAACTGCTCACCGGGCCGTCGCTGCTGATCCTCGACGAACCGACCTCGGGCCTGGATCCGGCGCTGGACCTGCAGGTCATGACGATGCTGCGCCAGCTCGCCGACGCCGGGCGCGTCGTGCTCGTCGTCACGCACTCGCTGTCGTACCTCGAACTGTGCGACCAGGTGCTGTTGATGGCGCCGGGCGGAAAAACCGCGTACTGCGGCCGGCCGGACCAGATCGGTACGGCGATGGGCACCAGTAATTGGGCCAAGATCTTCGCCAAGGTGGGCGCCGACCCCGAGGAAGCCAACCGGCGCTTCCTGGAACGGAAAGAGGCCGAGCGGCGGCCGCAGAAACCGTTGGCGGCCAAGGACGATGAGCCGGGCGAGCTGGGTGAACCGGTCCACACCAGCGTGCGGCGCCAGATCTCGACGATCGCCCGCCGGCAGATCCGGCTGGTGGTCGCCGACCGCGCCTATTTCATCTTCCTGGCGGTGTTGCCGTTCATTCTGGGGTCGCTGTCGCTGACGGTTCCGGGCTCGAACGGGTTCCATCTGCCCGGCCAAAACGCCGGCACACCAGACGAATCCGCCCAGATACTGGCCCTGTTGATGCCCGCCGCGGCGTTCATGGGCACCGCGCTGACGATCCGCGACCTGGTCGGCGAACGCGCCATTTTCCAGCGCGAGCAAGCGGTTGGGCTGTCGACGACCGCCTACCTGCTGGCCAAGACCGGTGTCTTTTGCGGGTTCGCGATCGTGCAGTCGGCGATCATTACCGCGATCGTGGTGATCGGCAAGAGCGCACCGACGCGGGGCGGCCTGCTGCTGGGCCATGGCACGCCCGCGGCCACCGTCGAGCTGTTTGCGACCGTCGCCGCGACGTGTGTCGCGTCGGCCATTCTCGGCCTGGCCATTTCGTCGCTGGTCCGCTCCAGCGAGCAGATCATGCCGCTGTTCGTGGTGACGGTGATGGCGCAGCTGGTGCTGTGCGGCGGGATGGTCCCGGTGACGGGCCGGCTCGGGCTCGATCAGCTGTCGTTCCTGATGCCGGCGCGCTGGGGTTACGCCGCGGCGGCCGCGACCGTCGACCTGCGGCATCTGGTGCCGGATTCGCTGCTCTCCCAGGACAAGTTCTGGCAGCACACGCTGAAGACCTGGCTGTTCGACCTGGGCATGCTGGGCGGCCTGTCCCTGTTCTATCTCGGATTCGTGCGATGGAGGATCCGGCTGCGCCGCTGA
- a CDS encoding DUF402 domain-containing protein, which produces MRAVDEYALHPWGLYVARPTPGRAQFHYLESWLLPSLGLRATVFHYNPGHERDHDYYLDVGEYVPGPKVWTSEDHYLDIEVRTGSAAGLADVDELLDAVHQGLLTTEVAEQALYRAVHAIEGLARNGYDLHRWLAGTGIEVTWRQR; this is translated from the coding sequence GTGCGGGCGGTCGATGAGTACGCGCTGCACCCGTGGGGGCTCTACGTCGCCCGGCCGACGCCGGGCCGAGCTCAATTCCACTACCTGGAATCATGGCTGCTGCCCTCGCTGGGACTGCGCGCCACGGTATTCCACTACAACCCGGGCCACGAGCGCGACCACGACTACTACCTCGATGTCGGCGAATATGTGCCCGGCCCGAAGGTGTGGACCTCCGAGGACCACTACCTCGATATCGAGGTGCGCACCGGATCCGCCGCGGGGCTGGCCGACGTCGACGAGCTGCTGGATGCGGTGCATCAGGGTCTGCTGACAACCGAAGTTGCTGAGCAGGCGCTCTATCGTGCCGTACACGCCATCGAAGGGCTGGCTCGAAACGGCTACGACCTGCACCGCTGGCTGGCCGGCACCGGCATCGAAGTCACCTGGCGCCAGCGGTAG
- a CDS encoding DNA polymerase ligase N-terminal domain-containing protein, giving the protein MPLSEYRRKRRAESLKPRRRLRRRRRAGRRAPSFVIQHHEAHYDLRLEIRGVLVSWAIANGPSANPRDRRMARRTEDHPLFPEDERGAGPAIVWDRGSYANATERAMAECLDRGHLSFRLEGEKLCGGFTLTRIRAGRDETWLMIRRQDEGAAAGRKPVTSQPESAPPDREPDDLAESS; this is encoded by the coding sequence ATGCCTTTGAGTGAATACCGGCGCAAACGTCGAGCCGAGAGCCTCAAACCGCGCCGGCGGCTGCGACGTCGGCGCCGTGCCGGCCGGCGCGCGCCGTCCTTCGTGATCCAGCACCACGAGGCCCACTACGACTTGCGCCTGGAGATCCGGGGCGTGCTCGTGTCGTGGGCGATAGCCAACGGGCCGTCGGCGAACCCGAGGGACAGGCGGATGGCGCGCCGCACCGAGGACCACCCACTGTTTCCCGAGGACGAGCGTGGCGCCGGTCCGGCGATCGTCTGGGACCGCGGCAGCTACGCCAACGCGACCGAGCGCGCGATGGCAGAGTGCCTGGACCGCGGTCACCTGTCGTTCCGTCTCGAGGGCGAGAAGCTGTGCGGCGGCTTTACCCTCACCAGAATCCGTGCGGGCCGCGACGAGACCTGGCTGATGATCAGACGCCAAGACGAAGGCGCCGCCGCTGGGCGCAAACCCGTTACGAGCCAACCCGAGTCGGCACCGCCCGACCGCGAGCCGGACGATCTGGCCGAATCGTCCTAA